In Candidatus Thermoplasmatota archaeon, one DNA window encodes the following:
- a CDS encoding 4Fe-4S dicluster domain-containing protein, with translation MVIDLKRCTGCHSCSVACKAEHHTPPGVFWAKVVRLESGKYPTVIRQALPLLCMNCKEPECEKVCPTGATKKRPDGIVIVDPKKCVGCRYCAVACPYGARYFVDEWKDYFTGDRRPSSAYAEHSKKKWLEECDRGVVSKCNFCAERVEKARKPACVDACPCEARTFGDLDDPESEVSQLIKKRRGMQLHPEYGTDASVYYLPAR, from the coding sequence ATGGTCATAGACCTGAAGAGGTGCACAGGCTGCCACTCATGCTCCGTTGCCTGCAAGGCAGAACACCACACTCCGCCTGGCGTGTTCTGGGCAAAGGTGGTCAGGCTCGAATCAGGGAAGTATCCGACAGTGATCAGGCAGGCTCTGCCCCTGCTGTGCATGAACTGCAAGGAGCCGGAGTGCGAGAAGGTCTGCCCCACGGGGGCCACCAAGAAGAGGCCCGACGGGATCGTCATCGTCGATCCGAAGAAATGTGTAGGCTGCAGATACTGCGCGGTTGCGTGCCCTTATGGTGCAAGGTACTTCGTCGACGAGTGGAAAGACTACTTCACAGGAGACCGCAGGCCTTCCTCTGCGTACGCTGAGCATTCAAAAAAGAAATGGCTCGAAGAATGCGACCGAGGGGTCGTGAGCAAGTGCAACTTCTGCGCTGAGAGAGTCGAGAAGGCCCGGAAACCGGCTTGCGTGGACGCATGCCCGTGCGAGGCGAGGACCTTCGGCGACCTGGACGATCCCGAATCCGAGGTCTCACAGCTCATCAAGAAGAGGCGAGGAATGCAGCTGCATCCCGAATACGGCACCGATGCAAGCGTGTATTACCTCCCTGCGAGGTGA
- the nrfD gene encoding polysulfide reductase NrfD, whose protein sequence is MALFLGGIGAGQFVVSTWFIHSITSALVGLLIVVIGKTVAHLVYLGRPARFYRLFMRPRTSWISRGLIFMVVFAVFAAAYLAPDIGFGWVPWTSETLMGQALWVAAVLSASLVMVYDGFVLASCKSITSWNTALMPPLFFTYAVAGGVAMTFLTMTATGGEILNRSTMTNLDAILLTTMFALVVIYMVNMASSTSTARESLRRLTTTKLAIAFVGLAIVAGLLVPLTLTYYDELAVGGTVASVLLAASSVLELAGDLSVRHSILRAGLHAPVFSEGL, encoded by the coding sequence ATGGCTCTCTTCCTCGGAGGCATCGGGGCCGGTCAGTTTGTGGTTTCAACCTGGTTCATACACTCCATCACCAGTGCGCTTGTAGGACTGTTGATCGTCGTGATCGGCAAGACCGTCGCCCATCTGGTCTATCTCGGCCGGCCTGCCAGGTTCTACAGGCTGTTCATGAGACCTCGGACCTCATGGATCAGCAGGGGACTCATATTCATGGTGGTTTTCGCAGTCTTCGCGGCGGCCTACCTGGCGCCCGACATCGGTTTTGGCTGGGTCCCATGGACCAGTGAGACCTTGATGGGTCAGGCATTATGGGTTGCCGCTGTCCTGAGCGCCTCCCTGGTGATGGTCTACGACGGCTTCGTCCTGGCATCATGCAAGTCCATCACCTCGTGGAACACGGCCCTTATGCCGCCCCTCTTCTTCACCTATGCTGTTGCAGGCGGAGTTGCGATGACTTTCCTCACAATGACCGCAACCGGAGGCGAGATCCTGAACCGATCCACCATGACCAACCTGGACGCAATACTGCTGACGACCATGTTTGCGCTGGTCGTCATCTACATGGTCAACATGGCCTCATCGACATCGACTGCGAGAGAATCGCTCAGGAGACTGACGACCACCAAGCTGGCGATAGCGTTCGTAGGCTTGGCGATTGTTGCGGGCCTTCTGGTGCCGCTCACTCTAACCTACTATGACGAACTTGCAGTCGGAGGCACTGTAGCATCGGTCCTTCTGGCCGCCTCATCTGTCCTGGAATTGGCGGGAGATCTGTCAGTCAGGCACTCGATCCTAAGGGCGGGCCTGCACGCTCCCGTCTTCTCCGAAGGACTCTAG
- the fdhD gene encoding formate dehydrogenase accessory sulfurtransferase FdhD has protein sequence MSGVTSHLEVLRIIGGKKESLRDVLIKERPVTIFLDDIELANLMCSPKNLDCLAVGFLFAEGLIRSKKDIKKVIADEKDGAVWVELKKAKKSPEILIARRFITTGCGRGLTFVDATQDGRHLMIKSELKIRVDSIPLLMKEFLRKSRLYRLTGGVHSAAICSTRSILVFNEDVGRHSAIDKVVGECVLKGIRTKDRIMVTSGRISSEILVKAARSQTPVIISKSAPTDLAVRLATDFGITLVGFARGSRMNIYSNAWRVVTGAEDR, from the coding sequence ATGAGCGGGGTAACAAGTCACCTAGAAGTCTTGCGAATCATAGGGGGCAAGAAAGAGAGCCTCCGCGATGTCCTCATCAAGGAGCGCCCTGTGACGATCTTCTTAGATGACATCGAGCTCGCCAACCTAATGTGTTCTCCGAAGAACCTGGATTGTCTGGCCGTCGGGTTCTTGTTCGCGGAGGGGCTCATCAGAAGCAAGAAGGATATCAAGAAGGTCATTGCGGACGAGAAAGATGGAGCGGTCTGGGTGGAATTGAAGAAAGCCAAGAAATCGCCTGAGATTCTCATTGCAAGACGGTTTATCACGACCGGCTGCGGCAGAGGCCTGACATTTGTCGACGCGACGCAGGATGGTAGGCACCTCATGATCAAGTCTGAACTCAAGATACGTGTAGATTCTATCCCGCTATTGATGAAAGAATTCCTTCGGAAGTCGCGACTCTACAGACTCACGGGAGGAGTCCACAGTGCGGCAATATGCAGCACGAGAAGCATTCTCGTCTTCAATGAAGACGTCGGAAGGCATAGTGCGATTGACAAGGTCGTAGGGGAGTGCGTTCTGAAAGGGATCAGGACCAAAGACAGAATCATGGTGACCAGCGGCAGGATCTCGTCGGAGATATTGGTGAAGGCCGCCAGGAGTCAGACTCCGGTCATTATCTCGAAATCTGCACCCACAGACCTCGCGGTCAGACTGGCTACCGACTTCGGCATCACACTTGTGGGATTCGCCAGAGGGTCAAGGATGAACATATACTCGAATGCTTGGAGAGTCGTGACTGGGGCAGAGGATAGATAG